The DNA segment CGGCTGGCCGAAGCTGGCCTCGAACTGCGCGGCATAGCCCGCCACGAGGTCCGCGATGGGATGGGTGTGCAGCCGGACGCCGAGGTTGCGGCAGAGCGCCACCGAGTCGTCCACCGACCCGCTGGAGGAAAAGCGCGAGGGCATGGTCACCGCCACCACGTTCTCCGCGCCCATCGCCTCGGCGGCGAGCGCCAGGGTCAGCGCGCTGTCGATGCCGCCCGAACTGCCGACCACCACCTGCCCGAAGCCGCAGCGCCGCGCGTAGTCGCGCAGCCCGAGCACGATCTGCTGGCGGTAGAAGTCCATCGTGGGCAGGCCCTCCCGCGGCACGGGCGGCAGGGCGCCGCCATCCCCGGAGCGGAAGCGCCCATCCTCCAGGCACAGGGTGCGCACGTCCTCGGCGAACCGCGGGGCCTCGAAGACCACGCCCGCCTCCGGCTCTGCCGCGAACGAAGCCCCGTCATAGACGATCTGGTCCTGGCCGCCCACCTGGTTCACATAGACCACCGGCAGGCCGTGGCGCCGCGCGGCGTCGCCGAAGACCTGGTGCCGCACCTCGCGCTTGCCGATGTGGCTGGGGCTGGCATTGATGCTCACCACCAGGTCCGGCGCGGCATCGGCCAGGCGCTGGAAGGGGTTGGTGGCGTAGTCGGCCACGGCGTCGTTCCAGCCGTCCTCGCAGACCAGGAAGCCGATCTGCGCCTGGCCGATGCGCAGTATCCGCGCGACGTCGGGGCCGGGCTCGAAGTGGCGGCGTTCATCGAAGATGTTGTAGGTGGGCAGCAACTGCTTGGCGTAGGTGAGGCGGATCGCCCCGTCCTGCAGCACCAGCAGGCTGTTGTGCAGGCGCTTGCCGGGGCCCTGCGCACGCGTGGGCGTACCCACCACCCAGTGGAGCCCTGGCGTGGCGCGAGAAGCGTCCTGCAGCGCGGCCATGCCGGCATCCACGCGCTCCATGAAACCGGACTCTTCCAGCATGTCTCCGGGGTAGTAGCCGCACAGTGCCAGCTCGGTGAACACCACCAGGTCGGCGCCTGCCTGCGCCGCCTGCCGGGCCGCGTCGGTCATCCGCTGCACGTTGCCTTCGATGTCGCCCACGGTGAGGTTGAGCTGGGCAAGGGTGATACGGAGCATGTCGTTTCCTTGGACGTTGTTGGGGGAAAAGCGAAAGGGCGAGCGTGGTCAGGGCTCGCGCGGCAGGCTGAACACCTGCCGCAGGTAGGCGAGGTAGGTTTCATCGTCGCACAGCGTCTTGCCCGGGCTGTCGGACAGTTTCGCGACCGGCTGGCCATTGGCACGAACGATCTTCATGACGATGTTGAGCGGGCGCGGTCCTAGGTCGTTGCTGAGCTGCGTGCCGATGCCGAAGCCCAGCTGCACGCGGTCGCCGAAGTGGCGGTGGAGCGCCAGGGCGCGCTCCACGTCGAGTCCGTCGGAGAACACCAGCCGCTTGCCGTGCGGGTCGATGCGCAGCCGCGCATAGTGCGTCAGGGCCTTCTCGCCCCATGCGACCGGATCGCCCGAGTCGTGCCGCAGGCCGTCGAAGAGCTTGGCGAAGTACAGGTCGAAATCCGCGAGGAAGGCGTCCATGCCGACGGTGTCGGTGAGCGCTATGCCGAGGTCGCCGCGGTATTCCTGCACCCAGTCCTCCAGCGCCGCCTTCTGGAAATCGCGCAGCCGCACGCCCAGGGCCTGGTAGCTCTGCAGGTATTCATGGGCCATGGTGCCGATGGGCACCAGCTGCAGGTCGCGGGCCAGCAGCACGTTCGACGTGCCCTTGAACCATTGCGATGCCTGCGTGGCGAAGGTCTGCACCACCTCGCGCTGCCAGGCGGCGCTGTAGCGCCGGCGCAGGCCGAAGTCGAACATCTCGAACGGATGGGCGCGCGGCGCCTCCTCTGCCAGTGCCTGCACCCGCGCGATCTTCGCGGCCAGCCGGCGGCGGCCTTCCTGCAGCACATCCGGCCCGCCGCCGAGCCGGCGGAAATACAGCTCGTTCACGATGGCCAGCACGAAGATCTCGAAGCCCATCACATGGACCTGCGGCCCGCGCGCTACGATCGACAACTGCTCCCCTTCCGCCCGCGCCTCGACGAAGGCGCGCTGGAACTGGAAGATGCGCAGGAAATCCACGAAGTCGCTCTTGATGTAGCGCAGCCCGCCGAGGTAGGCCAGTTCGTCCGGGGAGAAGCGCAGGGCACACAGGGCGTCGAGTTCCGCGTTGACCTGCGGAAGCAGTTCCGCGAGCGGGAAGGCCGGTGCGTTGCGGCAGACGAAGCGGTATTCGGCCTGCGTTTGCGGATGGCGGTGCAGCAGCGCCTGCCACATCGTGAACTTGTAGAGGTCGGTGTCCAGCAGGCTCTGGATGATCGGTGCCATGCGTGCGTGCTCCTGGGATGCGGTTGGGGGGATGGAAAGGCCGGGCCGCCCGCGTCAAGCCGCGAAGTCGTCCGAAGCCGCGAGCCGCACGCCCTGTGCGCGCATCGCTTCAAGGAAGGCGCCATGCTGGCTTTCGAAGCCGCGCACCGGGCTCATGCAGTCGGTCAGCAGCACGACGCGCTCCGGCGTCCAGCCCGGCTGCAGGCGCGGCAGGTGCCGCACGATGTGCTCGGTGGTGGCCCGCACGCAGTGGCTGCTGGCCTCACCGGCGATCACCAGGCACTCCGCTGCGCCCAGGCGCTTCAGCAGCGGGACATTGAGCGCGGTCGCCGGGTCCTGCGGGTCGGGCACCTCGGCCTCGATCGCGCTGTAGTGTTCTGTCCAGGGGTTCATGCCCTTGAACACGGCGTGCACGGCCTGTCCGCGCACGGCCTGCCACTGTGCGCAGGCCGCCAGTACCTCGGCATGCACGCCGTGGCCCCAGCTTCCGATCTCGCAGTGCACAGGCCACACCATGAGGGTGTATCGGCCCTGGGCCTCCAGCGCGTCCAGGTACGCCAGCACGCGGGGCAACGCTCCGGCATCGCGCGGCAGGAAGGTGCCGTCGCGCACCTGCGCGGCGGTGATCGGCGTGAAGGGCTGCACCTCCCCACCTTCGCGCGCCGTCCAGAAGAGCGGATGGGCCACGTCGTAGCGCTGGTGCGAATCCAGCGTGACGGTCACGGCATCCAGACGGCTGGCGACACGCCGCACGAACGCGGCCAGCCGCTGCATGTCGGCGTGCGCGCCGGCCACGGGCAGCGAAGGCGCCAGGCGCGTGCCGCTGGCCGGATTGGCGGGACACCAGTCAGTGGGCAGGTCGCAGAAATCGTTCTGCGGATCGATGGCCAGCAGGTGCAGCGGGGCGGAGAGGCAGGTCATGGCTGTGTCCTCGGAAGAAGGTGCGATGAGGCCATTCTAGTTTGTTAGTTTATTTATGCAACTAACTGGCGTGCGGATTGGTAATCAGGTGCAACGCGCGGCTGCCTTCCGAGCGTATGTCCCGGTACGACGTTGGGTCATAAACACGCATGCCCGGTCCGCGCTGTCCCTCGAATGTGGCGAGGGACCATGCGGACCGGGCATGCCGGGCTGGCCGGACCTGGGGCCGCCGTGCGGCCACAGGAGCACCAGGGCGGTTACTTCATCACGCTGCGCGCCGCGCCCACGCCGAGCACGGCCAGCACGATGAAGATGACCGCGACCACGAGGAACAGGAAGAACAGGATCTTGGCGATGCCTGCCGCGCCCGCGGCCACGCCGCTGAAGCCGAGCGCGCCGGCGATGAGGGAGATGATGGCGAAAATGATGGCGTACTTCAGCATGGTGTCGCTCCGTTGACGATGAAGCCGCCGCCGGGCCGGTGAGGGCGCTTTCGGCGTCGGATGCATCGATCATCGCCAGCGGCCGTGCGTGGCGCCGTCGGCACGCCGTGATTGCGGATGTAGGAGCGCGCGCAACGAAAAAGCCGCCGGCCCTGGCGGGGCGGCGGCTTTGCGGAGTGCTGTGAATGGCGGGGCCTTGTGGTCTGCGTTCACATCGCTGCGCGAGATGAACTTCGCCCCGAGGCCGTCGAACCCGCTGAGCGGGTTGCCGGGCTTACATCCCGGCCGCTGCGCGCAGTGCGGCGGCCTTGTCCGTCTTTTCCCAGGTGAACTCGGGCTCCTCGCGGCCGAAGTGGCCGTAGGCGGCCGTCTTCTCGTAGATCGGGCGCAGCAGGTCCAGCATCTGGATGATGCCCTTGGGCCGCAGGTCGAAATGCTCCTGCACCAGCGCGGCGATCTTCTCGTCGGGGATCACGCCCGTGCCTTCGGTATAGACGGTGACGTTGATCGGGCGGGCCACGCCGATGGCGTAGCTCACCTGGATCTGGCACTGGCGCGCCAGGCCCGCGGCGACGATGTTCTTGGCCACGTAGCGCGCCGCGTAGGCGGCCGAGCGGTCCACCTTCGTCGGGTCCTTGCCACTGAAGGCGCCGCCGCCGTGGGGGCAGGCGCCGCCGTAGGTGTCCACGATGATCTTGCGGCCCGTGAGGCCACAGTCGCCTTGCGGGCCGCCGATGACGAAGCGGCCCGTGGGGTTGATCAGGTACTTCGTGTCCTGCAGCCACTCCTTGGGGAGCACGGGCTTGATGATCTCCTCGATCACCGCCTCGATGAAGCTGGCCTTCATCCTGGTGGCTGTCTCGGACTGGTCGGGATGGTGCTGGGTGGAGAGCACCACCGTATCGATGCTGTGGGGCTTGCCGTCCACGTAGCGCATCGTCACCTGGCTTTTGGCGTCGGGGCGCAGGAAGGGCAGGCGGCCGTCCTTGCGCAACTGTGCCTGGCGCTCGACGAGGCGGTGCGCATAGTAGATGGGCGCGGGCATCAGCTCGGGCGTCTCGTCGCAGGCGTAGCCGAACATCAGGCCCTGGTCGCCGGCACCGGTGTTCAGGTGGTCGTCGCTGGCGTGGTCCACGCCCTGGGCGATGTCGTTGCTCTGCTTGTCGTAGGCCACCAGCACCGCGCAACCCTTGTAATCGATGCCGTAGTCGGTGTTGTCGTAGCCGATGCGCTTGATGGTGTCGCGCGCCACCTGGATGTAGTCCACGTGGGCGTTGGTGGTGATCTCTCCGGCCAGCACGACGAGGCCGGTGTTGGTCAGCGTCTCGGCAGCCACGCGGCTGCGGGGGTCTTCGCGGAAGATCGCGTCGAGGATGGCGTCGGAGATCTGGTCCGCCACCTTGTCGGGGTGGCCTTCGGACACCGATTCCGACGTGAAGAGAAAGTCGTTCGCCATTTGAATAAACTCCTGTGCTTTTTGGCATTTTGGGGCGTTGCCCTCAGCCTTGTGGAGCCGTGGCGAACGCTTTAGCAGAGTTGTTTAACGTCGCCCTGCAAGTTGCTCATTTAACTCAGCGACTCCCCCATTCTACCGACACGGATCTGTCACCGATGCCCACTGCGTTCCGCTTCTTCGCCCGATGGCCATTGGCTGCGCTCCACGCCCTGGGCGCCGTGCTGGGCTGGATCGCGTTCCTCGCGTCGCCCACCTACCGCCGCCGCTTCCTCGCCAACGCTTCCCTGGCCGGCTACCCGTTCGCGCGCGTGCGCGGCGCGGTGGCCCATGCGGGCCGCATGGCGGCCGAACTGCCGCGCCTGTGGCTGCATCCCGGGGCGCCGCCGTTCCGCATGGAGGGGGAGTCGCACGTGGAGCAGGCCTGGGCAGCCGGCCGGGGCATCGTCTTCCTCACGCCGCACATCGGCTGCTTCGAGCTGTCCGTGCAGATCGCGGCGCAGCGCTGGTCTTCCGAGCATGGTCCCTTCACCGTCCTCTACCGCCCCGCCCGGCAGGCCTGGCTCGCTGAACTCATGCGCACGGCGCGCGACCGGCCCGGCATCCGGGCGGTGCCCACGGCGCTCTCGGGCGTGCGGCAGATGATCAAGGCGCTGCGCCGCGGCGAGGCCGTGGGCCTGCTGCCCGACCAGGTGCCACCCGAGGGACAGGGCCTGTGGTCGCCGTTCTTCGGCCAGCCGGCCTATACGATGACGCTGGCCGCCCGCCTGGTGCAGCAGACCGGCGCCGCGGTGATCCTGGCACGCTGCGAGCGCCTGCCGCGTGGGCGGGGCTACGTGCTGCACTTCGAACCCCTGGCCGAGCCGCTGTCCTCTTCCCTCGAAACTGCCGTGCTGCAGATCAACCAATCCATGGAACGCACCATCCGACACTCTCCCGACCAATACCTCTGGGGCTACGGGCGCTACAAGCATCCGCGGGCCGAAGCCTCGACGCCAGCCGCGCCGGGAGCGGACGCATGACGGCGGGACGCTTCAATCTCGCCTGCATGCGCGTGCTCGCGCGCCTGCCCCTGCCCGTGCTGCGGGCCCTGGGCTGGGTGCTCGGGCAGGTGATCTACATACTGGCCAGGCCGCGGCGCAAGGTGGCCCTGCGCAACCTCGAGCTGTGCTTTCCACAGGCCAGCGCCGCGCAGCGGAAGGCGTGGGCACGCGAGACCTTCGTGCGCTTCTGCCAGGCCTGGCTGGACCGCAGCTGGCTCTGGATGGCGCCGCAGTCGGTGG comes from the Paracidovorax avenae ATCC 19860 genome and includes:
- the metK gene encoding methionine adenosyltransferase; translation: MANDFLFTSESVSEGHPDKVADQISDAILDAIFREDPRSRVAAETLTNTGLVVLAGEITTNAHVDYIQVARDTIKRIGYDNTDYGIDYKGCAVLVAYDKQSNDIAQGVDHASDDHLNTGAGDQGLMFGYACDETPELMPAPIYYAHRLVERQAQLRKDGRLPFLRPDAKSQVTMRYVDGKPHSIDTVVLSTQHHPDQSETATRMKASFIEAVIEEIIKPVLPKEWLQDTKYLINPTGRFVIGGPQGDCGLTGRKIIVDTYGGACPHGGGAFSGKDPTKVDRSAAYAARYVAKNIVAAGLARQCQIQVSYAIGVARPINVTVYTEGTGVIPDEKIAALVQEHFDLRPKGIIQMLDLLRPIYEKTAAYGHFGREEPEFTWEKTDKAAALRAAAGM
- a CDS encoding DUF1328 domain-containing protein; its protein translation is MLKYAIIFAIISLIAGALGFSGVAAGAAGIAKILFFLFLVVAVIFIVLAVLGVGAARSVMK
- a CDS encoding lysophospholipid acyltransferase family protein, yielding MPTAFRFFARWPLAALHALGAVLGWIAFLASPTYRRRFLANASLAGYPFARVRGAVAHAGRMAAELPRLWLHPGAPPFRMEGESHVEQAWAAGRGIVFLTPHIGCFELSVQIAAQRWSSEHGPFTVLYRPARQAWLAELMRTARDRPGIRAVPTALSGVRQMIKALRRGEAVGLLPDQVPPEGQGLWSPFFGQPAYTMTLAARLVQQTGAAVILARCERLPRGRGYVLHFEPLAEPLSSSLETAVLQINQSMERTIRHSPDQYLWGYGRYKHPRAEASTPAAPGADA
- a CDS encoding cysteine hydrolase, whose translation is MTCLSAPLHLLAIDPQNDFCDLPTDWCPANPASGTRLAPSLPVAGAHADMQRLAAFVRRVASRLDAVTVTLDSHQRYDVAHPLFWTAREGGEVQPFTPITAAQVRDGTFLPRDAGALPRVLAYLDALEAQGRYTLMVWPVHCEIGSWGHGVHAEVLAACAQWQAVRGQAVHAVFKGMNPWTEHYSAIEAEVPDPQDPATALNVPLLKRLGAAECLVIAGEASSHCVRATTEHIVRHLPRLQPGWTPERVVLLTDCMSPVRGFESQHGAFLEAMRAQGVRLAASDDFAA
- a CDS encoding NAD+ synthase; protein product: MLRITLAQLNLTVGDIEGNVQRMTDAARQAAQAGADLVVFTELALCGYYPGDMLEESGFMERVDAGMAALQDASRATPGLHWVVGTPTRAQGPGKRLHNSLLVLQDGAIRLTYAKQLLPTYNIFDERRHFEPGPDVARILRIGQAQIGFLVCEDGWNDAVADYATNPFQRLADAAPDLVVSINASPSHIGKREVRHQVFGDAARRHGLPVVYVNQVGGQDQIVYDGASFAAEPEAGVVFEAPRFAEDVRTLCLEDGRFRSGDGGALPPVPREGLPTMDFYRQQIVLGLRDYARRCGFGQVVVGSSGGIDSALTLALAAEAMGAENVVAVTMPSRFSSSGSVDDSVALCRNLGVRLHTHPIADLVAGYAAQFEASFGQPLEGLPLENLQARIRGTILMEYSNAFGHLLLTTGNKSEISVGYCTLYGDTNGGLGLLGDLYKTEVFELSRHVNAHAGRELIPQAIIDKEPSAELAPGQRDVDSLPPYPVLDQVLKLLIEGEGLSHAEYADARDFAARLQHDEAGRALVNRVRRMIARNEYKRRQAPPILRVRAKAFGNGRQMPIAAKYV
- the pncB gene encoding nicotinate phosphoribosyltransferase, translated to MAPIIQSLLDTDLYKFTMWQALLHRHPQTQAEYRFVCRNAPAFPLAELLPQVNAELDALCALRFSPDELAYLGGLRYIKSDFVDFLRIFQFQRAFVEARAEGEQLSIVARGPQVHVMGFEIFVLAIVNELYFRRLGGGPDVLQEGRRRLAAKIARVQALAEEAPRAHPFEMFDFGLRRRYSAAWQREVVQTFATQASQWFKGTSNVLLARDLQLVPIGTMAHEYLQSYQALGVRLRDFQKAALEDWVQEYRGDLGIALTDTVGMDAFLADFDLYFAKLFDGLRHDSGDPVAWGEKALTHYARLRIDPHGKRLVFSDGLDVERALALHRHFGDRVQLGFGIGTQLSNDLGPRPLNIVMKIVRANGQPVAKLSDSPGKTLCDDETYLAYLRQVFSLPREP